The Ooceraea biroi isolate clonal line C1 chromosome 1, Obir_v5.4, whole genome shotgun sequence genome has a window encoding:
- the LOC105283973 gene encoding uncharacterized protein LOC105283973 isoform X1, with product MAQIVYSQAPNIRSDCKNIFGSVFHRAASNRDESVVKLAFSMTGKIINKLYAQDFSNETKDAEITSEDAPVKEIQFMHIQMEFCKKSMLRTAIDNNLYEDEECVYIYVLQQLYSAPIYKLLPACVASV from the exons ATGGCGCAGATTGTTTATTCGCAAGCGCCAAATATTAGATCCGATTGTAAGAACATTTTTGGGAGCGTTTTCCATCGCGCGGCTAGCAATCGTGATGAATCTGTTGTCAAGCTGGCCTTTTCCATGACCGGTAAGATTATTA ATAAGCTGTATGCACAGGACTTTTCAAACGAGACTAAAGACGCGGAAATTACGAGTGAGGACGCGCCAGTAAAGGAAATACAATTCATGCACATACAGATGGAGTTCTGCAAGAAGAGCATGTTAAGAACTGCCatagataataatttgtacGAGGACGAGGAGTGTGTCTACATCTACGTGCTACAGCAACTATATAGTGCGCCTATATATAAGCTTCTACCGGCGTGTGTCGCGTCAGTGTAG
- the LOC105283974 gene encoding LOW QUALITY PROTEIN: protein lethal(2)essential for life (The sequence of the model RefSeq protein was modified relative to this genomic sequence to represent the inferred CDS: substituted 1 base at 1 genomic stop codon), producing the protein MDQRENREEMSRLQLLFTNRQENLERTYYDLLNLLNRDFGRGLQSELLALSSLNRQRDHAMEPRNLLQQRENKISSAPPVNKDDFQVVLDVQHFEPQEIEVKVVDDCLVVTAKHEEKRDEHGWVSRQFVRRYQLPEDSNVEQLTVRLSSDGLLTIVAPKNRPEKEEREXRMIPIECTCKPFVNKETKESDEEKTE; encoded by the coding sequence ATGGATCAACGCGAAAACCGCGAGGAAATGTCAAGACTCCAGTTGCTGTTCACCAACCGGCAGGAGAACCTGGAGCGTACTTACTATGATCTGCTGAACTTACTGAACCGCGACTTCGGCCGGGGTCTACAGTCGGAGCTGTTGGCGCTGTCATCACTTAACCGACAACGTGACCACGCTATGGAGCCAAGGAACCTGTTGCAGCAACGCGAGAACAAGATCTCGTCCGCGCCACCGGTGAACAAGGACGACTTCCAGGTGGTGCTGGACGTGCAGCACTTTGAGCCGCAGGAGATCGAGGTGAAGGTCGTGGACGATTGTCTCGTCGTCACTGCCAAGCATGAGGAGAAGCGAGACGAGCACGGCTGGGTGTCACGCCAATTTGTCAGGCGGTACCAGCTGCCGGAGGACTCGAACGTGGAGCAACTTACGGTCAGGTTGTCCTCGGACGGTCTTCTGACGATCGTCGCGCCTAAGAATCGAccggagaaggaagagagagaatgacgGATGATCCCAATCGAATGCACATGCAAGCCCTTCGTGAACAAGGAGACCAAAGAGAGCGACGAGGAGAAGACCGAGTGA
- the LOC105283973 gene encoding brefeldin A-inhibited guanine nucleotide-exchange protein 2 isoform X2 produces the protein MAQIVYSQAPNIRSDCKNIFGSVFHRAASNRDESVVKLAFSMTDKLYAQDFSNETKDAEITSEDAPVKEIQFMHIQMEFCKKSMLRTAIDNNLYEDEECVYIYVLQQLYSAPIYKLLPACVASV, from the exons ATGGCGCAGATTGTTTATTCGCAAGCGCCAAATATTAGATCCGATTGTAAGAACATTTTTGGGAGCGTTTTCCATCGCGCGGCTAGCAATCGTGATGAATCTGTTGTCAAGCTGGCCTTTTCCATGACCG ATAAGCTGTATGCACAGGACTTTTCAAACGAGACTAAAGACGCGGAAATTACGAGTGAGGACGCGCCAGTAAAGGAAATACAATTCATGCACATACAGATGGAGTTCTGCAAGAAGAGCATGTTAAGAACTGCCatagataataatttgtacGAGGACGAGGAGTGTGTCTACATCTACGTGCTACAGCAACTATATAGTGCGCCTATATATAAGCTTCTACCGGCGTGTGTCGCGTCAGTGTAG
- the LOC113561934 gene encoding heat shock protein 27-like gives MSRYRATLIPKLFSHWWETLERPHRLMDQRFAINPTHFFEPSFFDRRFPTTRTIHVCLDVQQFEPDEITVKVLDDFVVVEGKHEEKKDEHGSISRHFIRKYMVPEQCDSEKLTSTLSLDGVLTITAPRKPEAEEARKERVINIEHTGKSAVEDDPEIKQGDKK, from the exons ATGAGCAGATACAGAGCAACGTTGATACCAAAATTATTCTCCCACTGGTGGGAAACCCTGGAACGTCCGCATCGTTTGATGGATCAGCGATTCGCCATCAATCCCACGCATTTCTTCGAGCCTTCGTTCTTCGACCGAAGATTTCC AACGACAAGAACAATTCACGTGTGCCTCGACGTGCAACAATTCGAACCCGATGAGATCACTGTCAAAGTGTTGGATGATTTCGTCGTCGTGGAAG GAAAGcatgaggaaaaaaaagatgagCATGGCTCGATTTCTAGACATTTTATCAGGAAATACATGGTTCCAGAGCAATGTGATTCAGAGAAGTTAACGAGTACTCTCTCGTTGGATGGTGTGCTTACGATCACTGCACCAAGAAAGCCTGAAGCTGAAGAAGCCAGGAAAGAAAGAGTGATTAATATTGAACATACCGGGAAATCCGCCGTAGAAGACGATCCAGAAATAAAACAAggggataaaaaataa